A window of the Hypnocyclicus thermotrophus genome harbors these coding sequences:
- a CDS encoding RelA/SpoT family protein, with protein MEYRNDLLIAIKKSASNNLNIEKIMIAYEFAKEAHLGQVRRSGEGYIAHPVAVAKILIELHMDTDTIIAGLLHDVIEDTMISKTDIIYNFGEIVAELVDGVTKLKNLPEGTKKQHENIRKMIVSMAKDVRVVIIKLADRLHNMRTLKFMKPEKQISIAKETLNIFAPLAHRLGIAKIKWELEDIAFSYLHPEIYRQIVELVNSKRHEREKYTENVLNYLKIELEKYDIKGEVSGRVKHFYSIYKKMYEKGKNFEELYDLTALRIIVKSKADCYNSLGIIHNIWIPVPGRFKDYIAVPKANGYQSIHTTVVGPNGKYIEIQIRTHEMHKIAEEGIAAHWAYKEKIKTNRRDNIYSWLRNILEWQNEAETSEEFINTVTGDILNDTVFVFSPKGDVIELTNGATPLDFAFHIHTQIGYKCIGAKVNNRMVPLDYKLKNGDQVDIITSKSAKGPGRDWLNIVVTHSAKSKIKKWIKDQEFEENYKLGKSMVEKELLKYNLKLKDIENSNIAKDFIKKQSLPNFNDLLFQIGIGRIPLDTFISKFKPIEEKNIENNLEEILDKNNKKIKSNDDNAIIINGTDNTLVRFAKCCTPLPGDDVEGYVTRGQGITVHIKTCKNLISLKNKEPERIIPVKWNESIVKNKFTKFIFNFTIIAFDRNNLLKDIINLISESKMNLLGINTHSYKNNGEKYAKLHLTIELNEREQFKRLTANLEKIKGIVSVKRDI; from the coding sequence ATGGAATATCGTAATGATTTACTTATTGCTATAAAAAAATCTGCTAGTAATAATTTAAATATAGAAAAAATAATGATTGCTTATGAATTTGCTAAAGAAGCTCATTTAGGTCAAGTTAGGAGATCTGGTGAAGGATATATTGCACATCCCGTTGCTGTTGCAAAAATTTTAATTGAACTTCACATGGACACAGATACTATTATTGCTGGTTTATTACATGATGTAATTGAAGACACAATGATATCAAAAACTGATATTATATATAATTTTGGTGAAATAGTAGCTGAACTTGTTGACGGTGTAACAAAGCTTAAAAACTTGCCAGAAGGAACCAAAAAACAGCATGAAAACATTCGTAAAATGATAGTTTCTATGGCTAAAGATGTAAGAGTAGTTATAATTAAATTAGCTGATAGACTTCATAATATGCGAACACTTAAATTTATGAAGCCGGAAAAACAAATTAGTATAGCAAAAGAAACATTAAACATTTTTGCTCCTCTTGCTCATAGACTAGGAATTGCAAAAATAAAATGGGAATTAGAAGATATTGCATTTTCTTATTTACATCCAGAAATATATAGACAAATTGTAGAGCTTGTGAATAGTAAAAGACATGAAAGAGAAAAATATACAGAAAATGTTTTAAATTATTTAAAAATAGAACTAGAAAAATATGATATAAAAGGCGAAGTATCTGGTAGAGTAAAACATTTTTATAGTATTTATAAAAAAATGTATGAAAAAGGCAAAAATTTTGAAGAATTATATGATTTAACAGCTCTTAGAATAATCGTTAAATCAAAAGCGGATTGTTATAATAGCCTTGGTATAATACATAATATTTGGATTCCTGTACCAGGTAGATTTAAAGATTATATAGCAGTTCCAAAAGCAAATGGCTATCAATCAATTCATACTACTGTTGTTGGTCCTAATGGAAAATATATTGAAATCCAAATTAGAACTCATGAAATGCATAAAATCGCCGAAGAAGGAATTGCTGCTCATTGGGCATATAAAGAAAAAATAAAAACTAACCGTAGAGATAACATCTATTCTTGGCTTAGGAATATTTTAGAATGGCAAAACGAAGCTGAAACATCAGAAGAATTTATCAATACTGTTACTGGTGATATTTTAAATGATACTGTATTTGTATTTTCACCTAAAGGAGATGTTATTGAACTTACAAATGGTGCTACTCCTCTTGATTTTGCTTTTCATATTCACACACAAATAGGTTATAAATGTATTGGGGCTAAAGTAAATAATCGAATGGTTCCACTTGATTATAAATTAAAAAATGGAGATCAAGTAGATATCATTACTTCTAAATCTGCTAAAGGTCCAGGAAGAGATTGGTTAAACATTGTTGTTACTCATAGTGCAAAATCAAAAATTAAAAAATGGATAAAAGACCAAGAGTTTGAAGAAAATTATAAATTAGGTAAATCTATGGTTGAAAAAGAGCTATTAAAATATAATTTAAAATTAAAAGATATTGAAAATTCTAATATAGCAAAAGATTTTATAAAAAAACAAAGTCTTCCAAATTTTAATGATTTACTTTTTCAAATTGGTATAGGTCGAATTCCATTAGATACATTTATTTCAAAATTTAAACCTATTGAAGAAAAAAATATTGAAAATAATTTAGAAGAGATTTTAGATAAAAATAATAAAAAAATAAAATCTAATGACGATAATGCTATTATTATAAACGGTACTGATAATACTCTTGTAAGATTTGCAAAATGTTGTACTCCTTTACCTGGTGATGATGTTGAAGGTTATGTTACACGTGGTCAAGGTATTACTGTACATATAAAGACATGTAAAAATTTGATTTCTTTAAAAAATAAAGAACCTGAAAGAATAATCCCCGTAAAATGGAATGAATCTATAGTTAAAAACAAGTTTACTAAATTTATTTTTAATTTTACTATAATTGCTTTTGATAGAAATAATTTATTAAAAGATATTATTAATTTAATTTCTGAAAGCAAAATGAATCTTTTAGGTATAAATACACATAGCTATAAAAATAATGGTGAAAAATATGCAAAACTTCATTTAACTATTGAATTAAATGAAAGAGAGCAATTTAAAAGGCTTACAGCTAACCTAGAAAAAATCAAAGGTATAGTTAGTGTAAAAAGAGATATATAG
- a CDS encoding adenine phosphoribosyltransferase: MEKNFDYLKDLIRTIPDFPEKGILFRDITTLLKNKKGLKDVIDIFTERYKDKNIDYVLGADARGFIFGAAIAYNIGAGFIPVRKKGKLPYKTISADYTLEYGTNSIEIHEDAIEKESTVVIVDDLLATGGTARAMIDLVDKIGAKIHELAFMIELKDLNGVDKLNGHNVFSILKY; this comes from the coding sequence ATGGAAAAAAACTTTGATTATTTAAAAGACTTAATAAGAACAATTCCTGATTTTCCAGAAAAAGGAATACTTTTTAGAGATATTACTACATTATTAAAAAACAAAAAAGGATTAAAAGATGTTATAGATATTTTCACTGAAAGATATAAAGATAAAAATATCGATTATGTATTAGGAGCTGACGCTAGAGGTTTTATTTTTGGAGCTGCTATTGCATATAATATTGGAGCTGGATTTATTCCTGTAAGAAAAAAAGGAAAGCTTCCATATAAAACAATTTCTGCTGATTATACTTTAGAATATGGAACTAACTCTATTGAAATACATGAAGATGCTATTGAAAAAGAATCTACTGTTGTTATTGTAGATGATCTTTTAGCTACTGGCGGAACAGCGAGAGCTATGATTGATTTAGTAGATAAAATTGGTGCTAAAATACACGAATTAGCTTTTATGATTGAACTTAAAGATTTAAATGGTGTAGATAAATTAAATGGACATAATGTATTTTCAATTTTAAAATACTAG
- a CDS encoding NUDIX domain-containing protein, with product MNKNPRVRVAGILVKEGKLLLIQHKKNGKEYWLLPGGGVDFGETMQKALKREFIEETNLNIRVNDLLFISEAIDPNGEKHIINFFFEVEYSSGILKLSKEKRLVDLKYIDINKIDNIVMYPNIKKELIDYFKNNDKNIKYIGNIWE from the coding sequence ATGAATAAAAATCCAAGAGTCCGTGTTGCTGGAATACTTGTTAAAGAAGGAAAATTATTGTTAATTCAACATAAAAAAAACGGAAAAGAATATTGGTTATTACCTGGTGGTGGAGTTGACTTTGGAGAAACTATGCAAAAAGCATTAAAAAGAGAATTTATTGAAGAAACAAATTTAAATATACGTGTGAATGATTTACTTTTTATTTCTGAAGCTATTGATCCAAATGGAGAAAAACATATTATTAATTTCTTTTTTGAAGTAGAATATAGTAGTGGTATTTTAAAATTATCAAAAGAAAAAAGATTGGTTGACTTAAAATACATTGATATTAATAAAATAGATAATATTGTTATGTATCCAAACATAAAAAAAGAACTAATTGATTATTTTAAAAACAATGATAAAAATATCAAATATATTGGAAATATTTGGGAATAA
- a CDS encoding GAF domain-containing SpoIIE family protein phosphatase, whose product MNKNSKFNLNNSTYRNFFGFDSFSTFEYFFNEEIDKLFNKITELEYNYNLLDKNKSEKLNFQEEQTNKLINKITKDNNLILKKDFLLDAFLQVFDALENSNISYDMFFDEISFYLTKYFDIKELIIYKNSSKGFKIFSQLSNENKISEEILNKIKNVEGGIFVHTDYNYNSGYNFIINLKNYYIHHGVIFININDTEYLENELLFKLTKAIIQGFTHMLNNLYFVKQLNLKLKNKDKKIEELNLKLKDTENNLELQLDEVSNMYEEIVTLYKIGKEIGKIYNKKELEEKIIELSLDIIEAEFGLIYYYEHNNIKISSIVNVEDSKLKAELKLLSRMENIFFFIKNSDKEVIVNNVSILPNFSLLPSTLRKKLKNFLEVPLFNGKKIIGGIILFNKETEFSAANVSFLTSLANQISIAVQNIDFLNKEIERRKEEEQLKIASQIQAGLFPQEMPKPKNGDFYGINIPAKAVGGDYYDLIQINENIVIGIVADVSGKGIPASLLMSMLKTTFKMSITKLNEFSPEKILSLLNDYLITENLNGKFVTAVCFKIDTEKQEIELSNAGHDPVLHYDSKNNTILEYQAGGTVLGFLEETFEKEIIKYNKDDVFLLYTDGVVEARSLNNDFFEFERLYDSIKKYHQLNAKALIENLMFDIKKFTNGNKQNDDITILAIKGL is encoded by the coding sequence ATGAATAAAAATTCTAAATTTAATTTAAATAATTCTACATATAGAAATTTTTTTGGTTTTGATAGTTTTAGTACATTTGAATATTTTTTTAACGAAGAAATAGATAAATTATTTAATAAAATAACTGAACTAGAATATAACTATAATTTATTAGATAAAAATAAATCTGAAAAATTAAATTTTCAAGAAGAACAAACTAATAAACTTATAAATAAAATAACAAAAGATAATAATTTGATATTAAAAAAAGATTTTTTATTAGATGCTTTTTTACAAGTTTTTGATGCCTTAGAGAATTCTAATATCAGTTATGATATGTTCTTTGATGAAATTTCTTTTTATCTAACAAAATATTTTGATATAAAAGAATTAATTATCTATAAAAATTCTTCTAAAGGCTTTAAAATTTTTAGTCAACTATCTAATGAAAATAAAATTTCTGAAGAAATATTAAATAAAATAAAAAATGTTGAAGGTGGAATTTTTGTTCATACAGATTATAACTATAATAGTGGTTATAATTTTATAATTAATCTGAAAAATTATTATATCCATCATGGAGTTATTTTCATAAATATAAATGATACTGAATATTTAGAAAACGAATTATTATTTAAATTGACAAAAGCTATTATTCAAGGATTTACACATATGTTAAATAATTTATATTTTGTTAAACAGTTAAATTTAAAATTAAAAAATAAAGATAAAAAAATCGAAGAATTAAATTTAAAATTAAAAGATACTGAAAATAATTTAGAACTTCAATTAGATGAAGTTTCTAACATGTATGAAGAAATCGTAACTTTATATAAAATAGGAAAAGAAATTGGTAAGATATATAACAAAAAAGAATTAGAAGAAAAAATAATTGAACTTTCACTTGATATAATCGAAGCTGAATTTGGATTAATATATTATTACGAACATAATAATATCAAAATCTCTTCAATAGTAAATGTTGAAGATTCTAAATTAAAAGCTGAGTTAAAACTTTTATCAAGAATGGAAAATATTTTTTTCTTTATTAAAAATAGTGATAAAGAAGTTATCGTAAATAATGTTTCAATTTTACCTAATTTCTCTTTGTTACCGTCTACGCTAAGAAAAAAATTAAAAAATTTCCTTGAAGTTCCTTTATTTAATGGGAAAAAAATTATTGGTGGAATTATACTGTTTAATAAAGAAACTGAATTTTCAGCTGCAAATGTAAGTTTTTTAACTTCACTCGCAAATCAAATATCAATTGCTGTACAAAATATCGACTTTTTAAATAAAGAAATTGAAAGAAGAAAAGAAGAAGAACAATTAAAAATTGCTAGCCAAATACAAGCAGGATTATTTCCTCAAGAAATGCCTAAACCTAAAAACGGTGACTTCTATGGTATAAATATTCCTGCAAAAGCAGTTGGTGGAGATTATTATGATTTAATTCAAATAAATGAAAATATTGTTATTGGTATTGTTGCTGATGTTTCTGGAAAAGGTATTCCTGCATCTTTATTAATGAGTATGTTAAAAACTACTTTTAAAATGTCTATTACAAAATTAAATGAATTTTCTCCAGAAAAAATACTTTCGTTATTAAATGATTATTTAATAACTGAAAACTTAAATGGTAAATTTGTTACTGCTGTTTGTTTTAAAATAGATACTGAAAAACAAGAAATTGAACTTTCAAATGCTGGACATGACCCTGTATTACATTATGATTCTAAAAACAATACTATTTTAGAGTATCAAGCTGGAGGTACTGTTTTAGGTTTCTTAGAAGAAACTTTTGAAAAAGAAATTATAAAATACAATAAAGATGATGTTTTCCTTTTATATACCGATGGTGTTGTAGAGGCTAGAAGTTTAAATAATGATTTTTTTGAATTTGAAAGATTATATGACAGCATTAAAAAATACCATCAACTAAATGCAAAAGCATTAATTGAAAATTTAATGTTTGATATAAAAAAATTTACTAATGGAAATAAACAAAATGATGATATTACAATATTAGCTATAAAGGGGTTATAA
- a CDS encoding tetratricopeptide repeat protein produces MNYKLFKLFIIFILIFNFGCSNSQKKQIENNKKQENYAIVKGINALNQNKIQVALESFLDAYSINSENIFTLQNLAFIYSEKKDYNTAESYYLKILSKKSNDTNTLYNISVLYYNQEKYIKALNYLKKISYDQLNDKILILKSKTYYALNDYKNAYNNIILIKNNNIDTDIFLVNILFKLNDISNLHPLLVSLYKKYPNNIEINILYSKHLYYNLNEYKKALNIINKYFIKNGVNKKMVIFITEICVNEKDFINAKKYINLTPEADIFDNKILELKKIIEKEVKNNERLAN; encoded by the coding sequence ATGAATTATAAATTATTTAAACTATTTATTATTTTTATACTTATTTTTAATTTTGGATGTAGTAATTCACAAAAAAAACAAATAGAAAACAATAAAAAACAAGAAAATTATGCAATTGTTAAGGGAATTAATGCTCTTAATCAAAATAAAATACAAGTTGCACTTGAAAGTTTTTTAGATGCTTATTCTATTAACTCTGAAAATATTTTTACACTACAAAACCTTGCTTTTATTTATAGCGAAAAAAAGGATTATAATACTGCAGAATCTTATTATTTAAAAATATTATCAAAAAAATCTAATGATACAAATACACTCTATAATATTTCTGTTTTATATTATAATCAAGAAAAATATATAAAAGCTTTAAATTATTTAAAAAAGATATCTTATGATCAATTAAATGATAAGATTTTAATATTAAAATCTAAAACTTATTATGCCTTAAATGATTATAAAAATGCATATAATAATATTATTCTTATTAAAAATAATAATATTGATACTGATATTTTTTTAGTTAATATTTTATTTAAATTAAATGATATTTCAAATCTTCATCCTTTATTAGTATCTTTATATAAAAAATACCCTAATAATATTGAAATTAATATTTTATATTCAAAACATTTATATTATAATCTCAATGAATATAAAAAGGCATTAAATATTATAAATAAATATTTCATAAAAAACGGTGTTAATAAAAAAATGGTTATTTTTATTACTGAAATTTGTGTCAATGAAAAAGATTTTATTAATGCAAAAAAATATATAAATTTAACACCGGAAGCTGATATTTTTGATAATAAAATATTAGAATTAAAAAAAATAATAGAAAAGGAAGTAAAAAATAATGAAAGATTGGCAAATTAA
- a CDS encoding DUF502 domain-containing protein: MNNKIRNNLKKYFIAGIIATLPLFATIYILSFIFKLTIHTVTQILPMQYLVDIFLENDIGINIDFIKYFLSNFLSLALVFFIIYIIGLLVSHFINYERINYFENVFLKLPLVKPIYSTFKQFNNILFSKDFKSYKKVVLVEYPRKGIYSIGFLTNNKGFFDNEHINKNELCSVFIPTSPNPTSGMFIMTKVEEVIFLNMKIEDAFKLIISGGAIYPEELITTYKEVKITKDEL, from the coding sequence GTGAATAACAAAATAAGAAACAATTTAAAAAAATACTTTATTGCGGGGATAATAGCTACATTGCCTTTATTTGCAACTATTTATATTCTTTCATTTATCTTTAAGTTAACTATTCATACAGTTACACAAATACTTCCTATGCAATATTTAGTTGATATTTTTTTAGAAAATGATATAGGAATAAATATTGATTTTATAAAATACTTTTTATCCAACTTTTTATCTCTTGCATTAGTCTTTTTTATAATTTATATAATTGGTTTACTTGTAAGTCATTTTATAAATTATGAAAGAATTAATTATTTTGAAAATGTTTTTTTAAAATTACCTTTAGTAAAACCAATTTATTCTACATTTAAACAATTTAATAATATATTATTTTCTAAAGATTTTAAATCTTATAAAAAGGTTGTTTTAGTTGAATACCCTAGAAAAGGTATATATAGTATTGGATTCTTAACTAATAATAAAGGTTTTTTTGATAATGAACATATAAATAAAAATGAATTATGTAGTGTTTTTATTCCTACATCTCCTAATCCTACATCTGGTATGTTTATTATGACTAAAGTAGAAGAAGTAATTTTTTTAAATATGAAAATTGAAGATGCTTTTAAACTTATTATATCTGGAGGCGCAATATATCCTGAAGAATTAATTACTACTTATAAAGAGGTGAAAATTACAAAGGATGAATTATAA